Proteins from one Deinococcota bacterium genomic window:
- a CDS encoding anti-sigma factor yields the protein MTPEETAAVEAHLAGCPECRAEVRGLRASLVALSESLPPISPPPRVWSRVQAELAEPPPLATLATEADAEVYAKAGRLESELLTPPLTPPLTSSRPRPPALAGWLLAASFCVLAVGGLLWGYRGQQALVQALAEQRLLSQVLARPGALALSLPGPEGEPLGSVLLDPGGEALFVLSEPAPPGRAYQAWGHRGDDWQRDRDQITSLAVNRGTVLAVSWRGFGSLYLSLEPAGGSALPTQPLSRVSLAELINRPPERPLDITSPAGGAVLSADRVIVSGRLQGIVSGLRYTLNGGEATETAVSGTRFSFTVAGLRAGENTVTVSATDAAGNVVTDSVTVSYNPP from the coding sequence TTGACGCCGGAGGAGACGGCGGCGGTCGAGGCGCATCTGGCGGGCTGCCCCGAGTGCCGGGCGGAAGTGCGGGGGTTGAGGGCGTCGCTGGTCGCCTTGAGCGAGTCTCTGCCGCCCATCTCGCCGCCCCCGCGGGTGTGGAGCAGGGTTCAGGCCGAGCTTGCCGAGCCGCCTCCTCTTGCTACTCTTGCTACCGAGGCCGACGCGGAGGTTTATGCCAAAGCTGGGCGCCTCGAGTCCGAACTGCTCACCCCACCACTCACCCCACCACTCACCTCATCACGGCCGCGCCCGCCGGCGCTTGCCGGCTGGCTCCTCGCCGCCTCCTTCTGTGTGCTCGCCGTCGGCGGCCTCCTCTGGGGTTACCGCGGCCAGCAGGCGCTGGTTCAGGCTTTGGCCGAGCAGCGCCTGCTGAGCCAGGTCTTGGCGCGTCCCGGCGCCCTGGCGCTCAGCCTGCCAGGCCCCGAGGGCGAACCGCTGGGCAGCGTCCTCTTGGATCCGGGCGGCGAGGCGCTCTTCGTCTTGAGCGAACCCGCGCCGCCGGGGCGCGCCTACCAGGCCTGGGGGCACCGCGGCGACGACTGGCAACGCGACCGTGACCAGATCACCTCGCTGGCGGTCAACCGGGGAACGGTCCTGGCGGTCTCCTGGAGAGGCTTCGGCTCGCTCTATCTGAGCCTCGAGCCCGCCGGCGGGAGCGCCCTACCGACTCAGCCGCTGAGCCGCGTCTCCCTGGCCGAGCTCATCAACAGACCCCCTGAGCGCCCGCTGGACATCACCAGCCCCGCGGGCGGCGCCGTTTTGAGCGCCGACCGCGTCATCGTGAGCGGCAGGCTGCAGGGCATCGTGAGCGGGTTGCGCTACACGCTGAACGGCGGCGAGGCGACCGAGACGGCCGTTTCCGGAACCCGCTTCAGCTTTACCGTCGCGGGCTTGCGGGCGGGCGAGAACACCGTCACCGTGAGCGCCACCGACGCCGCGGGCAACGTCGTCACGGACAGCGTCACGGTCAGCTATAACCCTCCTTAA
- a CDS encoding sigma-70 family RNA polymerase sigma factor: MELETQLLDDLKDGDEQALARLYEHFSARVFALALELLQSREEAEEVLQDTFVKLYRKADGYRADLGSPRAFIYTIARNEALNRLRARRARPKKVDGWDVHDPSATFTAATADPLQSIMVERALKELGDEDRQLVRQAFFRGYSHGELAERTGLPLGTVKSRPRRSLFQLREYLEEA, from the coding sequence ATGGAGCTCGAGACGCAACTGCTGGACGACCTGAAAGATGGCGACGAGCAGGCACTCGCCAGACTGTACGAACACTTCAGCGCCCGCGTATTCGCTCTTGCGCTCGAGCTGCTCCAGAGCCGGGAGGAGGCCGAGGAGGTCTTGCAAGACACATTCGTCAAACTCTACCGCAAGGCGGACGGCTACCGCGCCGACCTGGGCTCGCCGCGGGCGTTTATCTACACCATCGCCCGCAACGAGGCGCTCAACCGGCTGCGGGCGCGCCGCGCCAGGCCCAAAAAGGTCGACGGCTGGGATGTACACGACCCCAGCGCGACCTTTACGGCGGCCACTGCCGACCCGCTGCAGAGCATCATGGTGGAGCGCGCGCTAAAAGAGCTCGGTGACGAGGACCGGCAGCTCGTGCGGCAGGCCTTTTTCAGGGGCTACAGCCACGGGGAACTGGCCGAGCGCACGGGGCTTCCGCTCGGGACGGTAAAGAGCAGGCCGCGCCGCTCGCTCTTTCAGCTCAGAGAGTATCTGGAGGAGGCGTGA
- a CDS encoding SprT-like domain-containing protein, with the protein MDLALATTLARRLMLEHGLTDWTFRFDRARRRFGLCDYGNRTISLSKHLTELNDAAQVRDTLLHEIAHALSPGAGHGPRWRELCSRLGAKPVRLFADEVARPVSKYLLICPRCRQTLPRERRTRRVLACKPCCDAHNGGRYSARYGLVWQRLG; encoded by the coding sequence GTGGATCTCGCACTCGCGACAACCCTGGCGCGCCGGCTCATGCTCGAGCACGGCCTGACGGACTGGACCTTTCGCTTCGACCGCGCCCGGCGCCGCTTCGGCCTTTGCGACTACGGCAACAGGACCATCAGCCTGTCGAAACACCTGACCGAACTCAACGATGCGGCGCAGGTCAGAGACACGCTGCTGCACGAGATCGCCCACGCCCTCAGCCCCGGCGCCGGCCACGGCCCGCGCTGGCGGGAGCTGTGCTCGAGGCTCGGCGCCAAACCCGTGCGCCTCTTTGCGGACGAGGTGGCCCGGCCGGTCTCCAAGTACCTATTGATCTGCCCGCGCTGCCGGCAAACCCTGCCCCGCGAGCGCAGGACCCGCCGGGTGCTCGCCTGCAAGCCCTGCTGCGACGCCCATAACGGCGGCCGCTACAGCGCCCGCTACGGCCTCGTCTGGCAGCGCCTGGGCTGA
- a CDS encoding DedA family protein: MLANALDNLRLLVSQLVLTLDYPGIALVMVAVAPELVMPFAGFLAVTGEMTLLGVVVAGTVGSVVGSTLPYLLARWLGECRVRSFVRRHGRWLLLFERDLDRALRLFDRYDQHLVLFGRAVPAVRSLISLPAGLLRMPLFSFLFYTALGTALWNATLAYAGVLLGRNWWRVLEGLEVYESLVWLALGLMLLVFFTRRVRRLLASA, translated from the coding sequence GTGCTGGCCAACGCCCTTGACAACCTTCGCCTCCTGGTGAGCCAACTCGTCCTGACGCTCGACTACCCCGGCATCGCCCTGGTGATGGTGGCGGTGGCGCCCGAGTTGGTCATGCCCTTCGCCGGTTTTCTGGCCGTGACGGGCGAAATGACGCTCCTGGGCGTCGTCGTCGCCGGCACGGTCGGTTCGGTCGTGGGCTCGACCCTTCCCTATCTCCTCGCCCGCTGGCTGGGCGAGTGCCGGGTGCGGAGCTTCGTGCGCCGTCACGGGCGCTGGCTGCTTCTCTTCGAGCGCGACTTGGACCGCGCCCTGCGCCTCTTCGACCGTTACGACCAGCACCTGGTGCTCTTCGGCCGCGCCGTGCCCGCCGTGCGCAGCCTGATCTCCTTGCCCGCCGGGCTTCTGCGCATGCCGCTCTTCAGCTTCTTGTTCTATACCGCGCTCGGCACCGCCCTCTGGAACGCCACGCTCGCCTACGCGGGCGTGCTCCTGGGTCGCAACTGGTGGCGCGTCCTGGAGGGCTTGGAGGTCTACGAGTCGCTCGTCTGGCTGGCCTTGGGCCTCATGCTGCTGGTGTTCTTCACGCGCCGGGTGCGGCGGCTCTTGGCCTCGGCCTAG